From Methanocorpusculum vombati, one genomic window encodes:
- a CDS encoding UvrD-helicase domain-containing protein, translated as MFIEKELEETNEFFSNIEGKSLDVQQRTAAITDEDNLLVVAGAGSGKTLTICGKVRYLIERKHIRPEEILLISYTKKATEELRNRVSGGRDVAVDTKTFHKLGLDLITESQGFRPNIAGEYFLQSHIQTYFASLGNDPEGVAALMTYFGSYIHIPEEFRTCASPDDVAKLCQKLQFETLRSAASTYLENIQRTRRITHSFEQVKSFEELAIANYLYLNGIDYEYERPYPYTTRNSERKPYQPDFYLPEYDLYLEHFGISADGSVPWLPPEKAHEYLEGITWKRSLHQIHGTTLLETYSYYQKEGVLLSKLEELLRSHGVIFRPRDLTSMYTAWMEQKYLSGYSDFVRLIAEFITLYKSNGYTDLPSEVFSDNLPHNPYLRERTRLFLEIVSPIFSGYQKKLQSTDQIDFSDMIHRATDAVNRGSFFLRYRYIVVDEFQDISVGRFQLIQALRKRCNAKVVCVGDDWQSIFRFAGSDIGLFTNFETYFGYSAVLRIEKTYRNSQELVTTSGKFVMENPKQLKKNLRSEVHNVQPVKVVPYKTSPAEALKIIVEDIVADFGDSAHVMVLGRTNYDIEPQGSCVFGEGFSLKKVRTAGSDTQTLVISEKYPHLVLEFLTVHRSKGLEADNVIILNLENRRLGFPNKIVDDPILELVLTQKDGYLYGEERRLFYVALTRTRNNVYLPVPQRKSLISVFVPELIHLDPENVSYPTEYSLTKKDAVLCPKCGAEMVKRHGKYGWFYGCSRYPDCRGTRPISYNDSGIKRT; from the coding sequence ATGTTCATCGAAAAGGAACTGGAAGAAACCAACGAATTTTTTTCAAACATTGAGGGAAAATCTCTGGATGTCCAGCAGCGTACTGCTGCAATTACTGATGAAGACAATCTTCTCGTTGTGGCAGGTGCAGGCAGTGGAAAGACGCTTACGATCTGTGGAAAAGTCCGATACCTCATCGAAAGAAAACATATTCGTCCTGAAGAAATTCTTCTGATATCCTATACCAAGAAAGCAACTGAGGAGTTGAGGAATCGTGTTTCCGGTGGGCGTGATGTTGCCGTTGATACAAAAACATTCCATAAACTTGGTCTCGACCTGATTACCGAATCACAAGGTTTCCGACCGAATATTGCAGGGGAATATTTCTTACAATCCCATATTCAGACGTACTTTGCGTCTCTTGGAAATGATCCGGAGGGTGTTGCTGCACTTATGACCTATTTCGGGAGTTATATTCATATTCCGGAGGAGTTCAGGACCTGTGCCTCTCCTGATGATGTAGCGAAACTTTGTCAGAAGCTGCAATTTGAAACGCTGCGTTCTGCTGCCAGTACCTATCTTGAAAATATTCAGCGGACACGTCGCATCACACATTCCTTTGAGCAGGTGAAGAGCTTTGAAGAACTTGCCATCGCAAATTATCTGTATCTCAACGGAATAGATTATGAATACGAACGTCCGTATCCTTACACCACGAGAAATTCTGAAAGAAAACCCTATCAGCCTGATTTCTATCTTCCGGAATATGATCTGTATCTTGAGCACTTTGGTATCTCTGCGGATGGATCTGTTCCGTGGTTGCCTCCGGAAAAAGCACATGAATATCTGGAAGGCATCACGTGGAAACGTTCTCTTCACCAAATTCATGGAACAACACTTCTGGAGACCTATTCCTATTATCAGAAGGAAGGTGTTCTTTTATCGAAATTAGAGGAATTACTTCGTTCTCATGGGGTAATATTCCGACCCAGGGATCTTACCAGCATGTACACGGCATGGATGGAGCAGAAGTATCTTAGCGGCTATTCGGATTTTGTTCGTCTCATTGCTGAATTTATTACCTTGTATAAATCCAATGGATATACTGATCTTCCTTCAGAGGTATTTTCCGACAATCTCCCGCACAATCCCTATCTTCGTGAACGAACACGGCTTTTCCTTGAAATTGTATCACCGATATTTTCCGGATATCAGAAGAAGCTGCAATCCACAGATCAGATCGATTTTTCGGATATGATTCATCGTGCAACGGACGCAGTGAATCGCGGATCCTTTTTTCTTCGCTACCGCTATATCGTCGTTGATGAATTTCAGGATATTTCCGTTGGAAGATTCCAACTGATTCAGGCACTTCGCAAGAGATGCAATGCAAAAGTGGTCTGTGTTGGGGATGACTGGCAGTCCATTTTCCGGTTTGCCGGATCTGATATCGGACTCTTCACCAATTTTGAAACCTATTTTGGGTACTCAGCAGTATTGAGAATTGAGAAAACCTATCGTAATTCTCAGGAACTGGTGACAACTTCCGGAAAATTTGTGATGGAAAATCCAAAACAACTGAAAAAGAATCTCCGTTCTGAGGTGCATAATGTTCAGCCGGTTAAGGTTGTTCCCTACAAGACTTCACCAGCCGAAGCGCTCAAAATTATTGTAGAAGATATTGTTGCGGATTTTGGTGATTCTGCTCATGTGATGGTATTGGGACGGACAAATTATGACATTGAACCCCAAGGCTCCTGTGTATTTGGTGAAGGATTTTCTCTGAAAAAAGTCCGGACTGCGGGTTCCGATACCCAGACGCTGGTCATCTCTGAAAAATACCCTCATCTTGTTCTGGAATTTCTAACAGTTCATCGTTCCAAAGGATTGGAGGCAGACAATGTTATCATTCTGAATCTGGAAAACAGGCGATTGGGTTTTCCGAATAAGATTGTGGATGATCCGATCCTTGAATTAGTGCTAACCCAGAAAGACGGGTATCTATATGGGGAAGAGCGGCGGTTGTTTTATGTTGCGCTTACCAGAACACGAAACAATGTGTATCTTCCGGTTCCCCAGAGGAAATCCTTGATATCAGTCTTTGTACCGGAACTGATACATCTGGACCCTGAGAATGTTTCCTATCCAACGGAGTATTCTTTGACAAAAAAGGATGCCGTGTTGTGTCCAAAATGTGGTGCCGAGATGGTCAAGCGGCATGGTAAGTACGGCTGGTTCTATGGATGCAGCCGATATCCGGACTGCCGGGGGACGCGTCCTATCTCCTATAATGATTCCGGAATAAAACGGACATAA
- a CDS encoding A/G-specific adenine glycosylase, whose translation MSPRLVSEFRSRFAASGMTGDLVRDFQNEVMEFYETKGRHDMEWRHNFDPYRIVVSEVMLQQTQVPRVAVMYPQFIEKFPDFAALAAAPQAELLAAWQGMGYNRRALNLQKLAVAITHEFGGVLPEDPEALAALPGIGPATSCSIAAFAFNRPVVFIETNIRRVFIHYFFSDTTVVDDRDLLPLVEACLLPGRSREWYWALMDLGTALKTSVPNPNRRSRQYVKQSAFAGSDRQIRGALLRLLLAGDLGDCASLAKAIGASQDRVAGILDEMCREGFFVQEEGGGYRVR comes from the coding sequence ATGTCTCCCCGTCTTGTCTCTGAGTTCCGCAGCCGGTTTGCCGCGTCCGGCATGACCGGAGATCTCGTCCGCGATTTTCAGAACGAGGTGATGGAGTTCTATGAAACCAAAGGGCGGCACGATATGGAGTGGCGGCACAACTTCGATCCGTACCGCATTGTAGTCTCAGAAGTGATGTTACAGCAGACCCAGGTGCCGCGGGTTGCGGTGATGTATCCGCAGTTCATCGAAAAGTTCCCGGATTTTGCCGCACTTGCTGCTGCCCCGCAGGCGGAACTTCTTGCTGCATGGCAGGGTATGGGATACAACCGGCGTGCACTGAATCTTCAGAAACTCGCGGTTGCGATCACCCATGAGTTCGGCGGGGTTTTGCCAGAGGACCCGGAAGCGCTTGCAGCGCTTCCGGGAATCGGTCCTGCCACGTCTTGTTCTATTGCGGCATTTGCCTTCAACCGGCCGGTTGTCTTCATCGAGACCAACATCCGCCGCGTGTTCATTCATTACTTCTTCTCCGATACCACTGTTGTGGACGACCGCGACCTTCTCCCGCTGGTGGAAGCCTGTCTTCTGCCGGGCAGATCCCGTGAGTGGTACTGGGCGCTGATGGATCTGGGCACTGCCCTCAAAACATCCGTCCCGAACCCGAACCGGAGAAGCCGCCAGTATGTGAAACAGTCGGCATTCGCCGGTTCCGACCGGCAGATTCGCGGAGCACTGCTTCGTCTGCTGCTTGCCGGGGATTTGGGGGACTGTGCGAGTCTGGCAAAAGCGATCGGGGCATCCCAAGATAGGGTTGCGGGTATATTGGATGAGATGTGCCGCGAAGGATTCTTTGTGCAGGAAGAGGGCGGCGGGTACCGCGTGCGGTGA
- the pyrI gene encoding aspartate carbamoyltransferase regulatory subunit — MKRSVSEGIVISPIKNGTVIDHITPGEGLTVIRILGIQDGTNVTFTVATNVTSSRGGRKDMVKIENRELVKSEVDKIALIAPDAKISIIREFKVVAKKPVEVPSDIVGVIKCPNPNCISNTREPAQSRFVVHPRGFRCQYCDTIISREMDIGDYI; from the coding sequence ATGAAACGATCGGTTTCGGAAGGGATTGTGATCTCGCCTATCAAAAACGGTACGGTAATCGATCACATTACGCCGGGCGAGGGGCTGACGGTGATCCGTATTCTCGGGATTCAGGACGGGACGAATGTGACGTTTACGGTTGCGACGAATGTGACGAGCAGCCGCGGCGGCAGAAAGGATATGGTAAAAATCGAGAACCGCGAGCTGGTGAAGTCGGAGGTGGATAAGATTGCGCTTATTGCGCCGGATGCAAAGATCAGTATTATCCGGGAGTTTAAGGTGGTTGCCAAAAAGCCGGTGGAGGTTCCGTCAGATATCGTGGGCGTGATTAAGTGCCCGAACCCGAACTGTATCAGCAATACCCGTGAGCCGGCACAGAGCAGGTTTGTGGTGCATCCGCGGGGGTTCCGCTGTCAGTACTGTGATACGATTATTTCCCGCGAGATGGATATCGGGGATTACATCTGA
- the pyrB gene encoding aspartate carbamoyltransferase encodes MTYDQKNILSVRDMDREEIDALLTAAAKFDQNAFTGHELEGKILAVLFFEPSTRTRMSFSSAMMRLGGKILNLGSVEASSIAKGETLSDTIRVISGYADAIVLRHPKEGAARLASEVASVPVINGGDGAGQHPSQTLLDLFTIRKSMRLENIDVGLQGDLRYGRTVHSLADALTKYNNIRLHTIAPEGLDLPNHLKQDLADAGMEIIVHESIEETIPELDVLYVTRLQRERFPDPAAFASFAATYRVTPELLERAKPSMIVLHPLPRVDEIDPAVDNLPCAKYFQQAHYGVPVRMAMLHEVMSP; translated from the coding sequence ATGACATATGATCAAAAAAATATCCTGTCTGTACGGGACATGGACCGTGAAGAGATAGACGCTCTTCTCACTGCTGCAGCAAAGTTTGATCAGAATGCGTTCACGGGGCATGAACTTGAGGGAAAAATTCTTGCAGTGCTCTTTTTTGAACCCAGTACCCGGACCAGAATGTCGTTTTCGTCGGCGATGATGCGGCTCGGCGGAAAGATTCTGAATCTCGGCAGTGTGGAGGCGTCGTCAATTGCAAAAGGTGAAACGCTTTCCGATACCATCCGTGTTATCTCCGGGTATGCGGATGCGATTGTGCTCCGGCACCCAAAGGAGGGCGCTGCCCGGCTTGCAAGCGAGGTTGCGAGTGTGCCAGTAATTAACGGCGGCGACGGAGCGGGACAGCACCCGTCGCAGACGCTTCTGGATCTGTTTACGATCCGCAAGTCGATGCGTCTGGAAAATATTGATGTGGGGTTGCAGGGCGATCTCCGTTACGGCAGAACAGTACATTCCCTGGCGGATGCGCTGACGAAGTACAATAATATCCGGCTGCATACGATTGCGCCGGAAGGGCTGGATCTGCCGAATCATCTGAAGCAGGATCTTGCCGATGCGGGGATGGAGATTATTGTGCACGAGAGTATTGAAGAGACTATCCCCGAGCTTGATGTGTTGTATGTGACACGGCTGCAGCGGGAACGGTTCCCGGATCCGGCAGCATTTGCAAGTTTTGCGGCAACGTACCGGGTAACGCCGGAACTGCTGGAACGGGCGAAGCCGTCGATGATTGTACTCCACCCGCTGCCGCGGGTGGATGAGATTGATCCTGCGGTGGACAATCTGCCGTGTGCGAAGTACTTCCAGCAGGCGCATTACGGTGTCCCGGTGCGGATGGCGATGTTACATGAGGTGATGAGTCCATGA
- a CDS encoding ATP-grasp domain-containing protein produces MIHIIPKPTDTPDDNSTGMVMTELKKMGVPFAVLDLAAVDPFHLPVEGETIWACGIRQDGVQFELLKALELANHVINSPEAIATCASKVTTTAKLIHAGAPSPDTCFTNDKSVVAEFLAAHGGRAVYKPVYGFDGNGIYLFESVDQITEVPPYYVQEYVRNDRDYRIFVIGGKAVGAIKRESAHLTHNIHQGGCGCAVEIPPDMRAAAEAAATAVGIDYCGVDLLPLDDGGYTVLEVNGTPNWHCMTAPIPRLLAEYLVEQEKEGRK; encoded by the coding sequence ATGATTCATATAATTCCCAAACCCACCGATACCCCGGATGACAACTCAACCGGCATGGTGATGACGGAACTGAAAAAAATGGGCGTACCCTTCGCTGTCCTTGATCTCGCTGCGGTCGATCCGTTCCATCTTCCGGTCGAAGGAGAAACCATCTGGGCCTGCGGGATTCGTCAGGACGGCGTGCAGTTTGAACTTCTGAAAGCTCTCGAACTTGCAAACCATGTGATCAACTCGCCGGAAGCAATCGCCACCTGCGCAAGCAAAGTCACCACCACCGCAAAACTGATCCATGCCGGAGCGCCGAGTCCTGACACCTGTTTTACGAATGACAAATCGGTCGTCGCCGAGTTCCTCGCGGCCCACGGCGGGCGGGCTGTGTACAAACCCGTTTACGGGTTTGACGGAAACGGCATCTATCTCTTTGAGTCGGTTGATCAGATCACCGAAGTTCCCCCGTACTACGTGCAGGAGTACGTCAGAAACGATCGCGACTACCGCATTTTTGTCATCGGAGGAAAAGCGGTCGGCGCAATCAAACGGGAGTCGGCGCATCTCACCCACAACATCCATCAGGGCGGCTGCGGCTGTGCCGTGGAGATTCCGCCGGATATGCGGGCCGCCGCAGAAGCTGCCGCCACTGCCGTCGGGATTGACTACTGCGGCGTCGACCTTCTGCCGCTGGACGACGGCGGCTACACGGTTCTTGAGGTGAACGGAACCCCGAACTGGCACTGTATGACAGCCCCCATTCCGCGACTGCTGGCCGAGTATCTGGTCGAGCAGGAAAAAGAAGGAAGAAAATAA
- a CDS encoding UPF0058 family protein, with amino-acid sequence MHKEELIELHQIFYDIKEYFESINPDLKFPQYTALKIQPDQINRSKLEHKYAIFILGSELAASMKEFETISSRGIPTRMKELAEKTLKEMESEREH; translated from the coding sequence ATGCATAAGGAAGAACTCATCGAACTGCACCAGATATTTTATGATATTAAGGAATACTTTGAATCGATCAACCCGGATCTGAAATTTCCGCAGTACACGGCTCTGAAGATCCAGCCGGATCAGATTAACCGCAGTAAACTTGAGCACAAATACGCAATCTTCATCCTCGGTTCAGAACTTGCTGCATCCATGAAAGAGTTTGAGACCATCTCTTCCCGCGGCATTCCGACCCGTATGAAGGAACTTGCGGAAAAGACGCTCAAAGAGATGGAGTCGGAACGCGAACACTAA